A single Filimonas effusa DNA region contains:
- a CDS encoding family 43 glycosylhydrolase, with translation MKIKIVSVIAALSIYAGGAAVAQIGKPFIHDPSTIAQSDGKYYTFGTGGGGLISDDGWTWNGGAVRPGGGAAPDILKIGDRYLVVYGATGGGLFGGHNGKILTMWNKTLDPKSPDFKYSDPIVVASSDGIEDNDAIDPSLLLDPATGKLWLTYGTYFGYIRLVELDPKTGKRVEGNKVLNIAIDCEATDLIYREGWYYLLGTHGTCCDGPNSTYNIVVGRSKKVTGPYVDNIGREMLKGGGKLVVAAGDRLIGPGHFGRTVLGDGTEKMSCHYEADLDQGGRSVLGIRPLLWKNGWPVAGDNVKEGTYEIASERRGYALQIDVDFTRMADVARGFNRNNDEPVKPIASQELADVIKNWPTGDIGVTIGDYMFRPHQKWAITAVPGAGGYLGGPYYRITIAGTGRALAATADAEVITVPEFTGGPEQLWMIDQLTDGTYRIMPKAVPNSKEQLALVSLGDSTPTLAKFDMKSDNCKWDLRMQ, from the coding sequence ATGAAGATCAAAATAGTAAGCGTTATAGCTGCGCTTTCGATATATGCCGGCGGGGCAGCCGTTGCACAAATTGGCAAACCATTTATACATGACCCTTCTACCATCGCACAATCGGATGGAAAATATTACACCTTTGGTACGGGCGGTGGCGGGCTGATATCTGATGATGGCTGGACATGGAACGGTGGCGCGGTTCGACCGGGCGGCGGGGCTGCACCCGATATATTAAAAATTGGCGACCGCTATCTTGTTGTTTATGGTGCAACCGGCGGCGGGCTGTTCGGGGGGCATAATGGAAAGATATTGACCATGTGGAATAAAACGCTTGACCCGAAGTCGCCCGATTTCAAATATTCGGACCCTATAGTAGTTGCTTCATCCGATGGCATCGAAGATAATGATGCGATCGACCCCAGCCTTCTTCTCGACCCGGCCACCGGAAAGCTATGGTTAACTTACGGTACCTATTTTGGATACATCCGCCTGGTGGAACTTGATCCCAAAACAGGTAAGCGGGTAGAGGGCAATAAAGTCTTGAATATCGCCATTGATTGTGAAGCTACAGACCTGATCTACCGCGAAGGATGGTACTACCTGTTAGGCACACATGGTACTTGCTGTGACGGGCCGAACTCTACGTATAATATTGTTGTCGGGCGCTCCAAAAAAGTGACTGGCCCTTATGTTGATAACATCGGCAGGGAGATGTTAAAGGGGGGTGGTAAACTGGTTGTGGCGGCCGGCGACAGACTTATCGGCCCTGGTCATTTCGGGCGTACGGTTTTGGGAGACGGAACTGAAAAAATGTCCTGCCATTATGAAGCCGACCTGGACCAGGGTGGCCGAAGTGTGCTTGGCATCCGCCCCTTACTGTGGAAAAACGGATGGCCGGTTGCGGGCGATAACGTTAAAGAAGGAACCTATGAAATAGCATCTGAAAGACGGGGATATGCCTTACAAATAGACGTTGATTTTACCCGGATGGCAGACGTAGCACGCGGCTTTAACCGCAACAACGATGAGCCGGTAAAACCTATTGCCTCACAGGAGTTGGCGGACGTAATAAAGAATTGGCCAACCGGGGACATTGGTGTAACAATAGGCGATTATATGTTCCGCCCGCATCAGAAATGGGCCATTACAGCCGTTCCCGGCGCGGGCGGCTACCTCGGGGGACCTTATTATAGAATAACGATAGCAGGAACAGGCAGAGCATTAGCGGCTACTGCAGACGCAGAAGTGATAACAGTGCCTGAATTTACCGGCGGGCCTGAGCAATTATGGATGATAGATCAATTGACCGATGGAACATACCGTATCATGCCTAAAGCAGTTCCCAACTCGAAAGAGCAGTTAGCACTGGTATCCCTTGGGGACAGTACGCCGACATTAGCTAAGTTTGATATGAAGAGTGATAACTGTAAATGGGATCTCAGGATGCAGTAA
- a CDS encoding acetylxylan esterase, which translates to MIRFKPKIWLTATGMIILLVSGAHAQTAPPVPLAPPAGPPRGLRKDSITELDSIRSIAPFFKPATTAKKTPDADGFIQRWLLLEPISKSIRSNIVFTVNYLKKAFDTSYFPDQFTVIPKDGEKVKVGEQELAWHALESPTFNMKLFRFAYGLHKQTYSVLFWVVTIVNSPREMKNVRLAAGSNGGSMWWLNGKQAVILDGDRRMVMDDGVSARLTLHKGKNILRGAVINGPGLSDFCVRFLDENGAPVKDLTIITN; encoded by the coding sequence ATGATAAGATTTAAACCTAAAATATGGTTGACGGCGACCGGCATGATCATCTTGTTGGTATCCGGCGCACACGCGCAAACTGCCCCTCCTGTCCCTCTTGCCCCTCCTGCAGGGCCTCCGCGTGGCCTGAGAAAAGATTCTATCACAGAACTCGATAGCATACGTAGTATCGCGCCATTCTTTAAACCGGCAACGACGGCAAAAAAAACACCCGATGCTGACGGCTTTATCCAGCGTTGGTTGTTACTGGAGCCGATCAGTAAGTCGATACGAAGCAATATTGTATTTACGGTTAACTACCTGAAGAAGGCGTTTGACACCAGTTATTTCCCGGACCAGTTCACCGTTATCCCTAAAGATGGCGAAAAGGTAAAGGTGGGCGAGCAGGAACTGGCATGGCACGCCCTGGAAAGCCCGACTTTCAATATGAAATTATTCCGTTTCGCCTATGGTCTTCACAAGCAGACCTACTCGGTATTGTTTTGGGTGGTAACCATAGTGAACAGCCCGCGCGAAATGAAAAATGTGCGGTTAGCGGCAGGATCCAACGGAGGGTCGATGTGGTGGCTAAACGGAAAACAGGCAGTGATACTTGACGGCGACAGGCGCATGGTAATGGATGATGGCGTTTCTGCGCGCCTGACACTTCACAAGGGAAAAAATATACTACGCGGGGCGGTGATCAACGGCCCTGGACTAAGTGACTTTTGCGTTCGCTTCCTGGATGAGAATGGAGCGCCGGTAAAGGACCTTACCATCATTACAAATTAA
- a CDS encoding ABC transporter ATP-binding protein, with protein sequence MKHLAAVYKYFWKYRFRFIAGILLTATSNYFAVMTPEITGYIVGKLQQSLPGAKPTSFRNEYDALVTYFIKWVDTMSFSQLVTICSLTILLLAVLRGLFMFFMRQTIIVMSRHIEFDQKNEVYQHYQRLDTGFYKTHSTGDLMNRMAEDVSRVRMFTGPAIMYLINLLSLISLSVINMFRKDVHLSLIVLAPLPLLALTIYIVNNVIHKKSEKVQASLSNLTTNAQEAYSGIRVIKSFVQENAMMRFFTQNSEEYRKNAVGLAKVEAIYFPSMTLMVGLSTLITILIGGQMALEDPSKVGLIVEFVIYINMLTFPVSAIGSVASMVQRAAASQKRLNEFLQTEPVIKDKNNAVPANLSGDIVFDNVSFTYANTGIKAIENFSLTIKEGQKILIIGKTGSGKSTLAQLLLRFYDPEKGAVTIGGTPVSNFKVRELREQIAYVPQDVFLFSDTVGNNISFGLPQVATKENMQHAARLASVDNEIKGLEKGYETMVGERGVTLSGGQKQRVSIARALIKDSRMLLLDDCLSAVDAKTEHTIIQNLYQYLDKKTAIIITHRIFSHLNFDQVVVMENGRMLEQGTHEQLMSLDGYYAELYRLQVSNEQSGE encoded by the coding sequence TTGAAGCATCTGGCAGCAGTCTATAAATATTTCTGGAAATATCGCTTTCGTTTTATCGCAGGTATCCTGCTTACAGCTACCTCTAACTACTTCGCGGTCATGACGCCCGAGATCACAGGCTACATCGTTGGCAAGCTCCAGCAAAGTCTCCCCGGCGCCAAACCAACCAGCTTCCGCAATGAGTACGATGCTCTCGTAACCTACTTCATCAAATGGGTCGATACTATGAGTTTCTCCCAGTTGGTAACCATATGTAGTCTTACCATCCTGTTGCTGGCCGTGCTCAGAGGCCTTTTCATGTTCTTTATGCGCCAAACCATCATCGTCATGAGCCGCCATATTGAATTCGACCAGAAAAACGAAGTCTACCAGCATTACCAGCGCCTCGATACCGGCTTCTACAAAACCCATAGCACCGGCGACCTCATGAACCGCATGGCCGAAGACGTCAGCCGCGTACGTATGTTCACCGGCCCCGCTATCATGTACCTCATCAACCTGCTGTCGCTTATCTCGCTGTCGGTTATCAATATGTTCCGTAAAGATGTGCACCTGTCGCTTATTGTGCTGGCGCCACTGCCGTTACTGGCGCTTACCATCTATATTGTGAACAACGTCATCCACAAGAAAAGCGAGAAAGTACAAGCCTCTCTTTCCAACCTCACCACCAACGCCCAGGAGGCCTACTCCGGCATCAGGGTCATCAAATCCTTCGTACAGGAAAACGCCATGATGCGCTTCTTTACTCAAAACAGTGAAGAATACCGCAAAAACGCAGTAGGACTAGCCAAGGTAGAAGCCATCTATTTCCCCAGCATGACGCTGATGGTAGGCTTAAGCACCCTCATCACTATTCTTATAGGCGGACAAATGGCCCTCGAAGATCCTTCCAAAGTAGGCCTCATCGTCGAATTTGTCATCTATATCAACATGCTCACCTTCCCGGTAAGTGCTATCGGTTCCGTGGCAAGTATGGTGCAGCGTGCCGCCGCTTCTCAAAAACGGCTGAACGAATTCCTGCAAACCGAACCCGTTATAAAAGACAAAAACAACGCTGTCCCCGCCAACCTTTCAGGCGACATTGTTTTCGATAACGTCTCATTCACCTACGCCAATACCGGCATCAAAGCCATAGAAAACTTCTCTCTTACTATAAAAGAAGGACAGAAGATCCTCATCATCGGCAAAACAGGCAGTGGAAAATCAACACTCGCTCAACTGCTCTTAAGATTCTACGACCCCGAAAAAGGCGCCGTAACAATAGGAGGTACACCCGTATCAAACTTTAAAGTCCGCGAACTGCGCGAACAGATCGCTTATGTTCCCCAGGATGTATTCCTGTTCAGCGATACCGTAGGTAATAATATCAGCTTCGGCCTGCCGCAAGTGGCCACAAAAGAAAACATGCAGCACGCCGCCCGCCTCGCCAGCGTAGACAACGAGATCAAAGGCCTCGAAAAAGGATACGAAACAATGGTAGGGGAGAGGGGTGTTACACTCAGCGGCGGACAAAAGCAAAGGGTCTCTATTGCCAGGGCGTTGATCAAAGACTCCCGCATGTTGTTGCTCGACGACTGCCTGAGCGCCGTTGACGCCAAAACAGAACATACCATCATTCAAAATCTTTATCAATACCTGGATAAGAAAACAGCTATCATCATTACACACCGCATCTTCAGTCACCTCAATTTCGACCAGGTGGTAGTAATGGAAAACGGGAGAATGCTGGAACAGGGAACGCATGAACAATTAATGTCATTGGATGGTTATTATGCCGAACTATATCGTCTTCAGGTCAGCAACGAGCAATCCGGCGAATAA
- a CDS encoding DUF3276 family protein yields the protein MAYENNDKKLESVYSKRIRAGKRRTYFFDVRATRGNDYYLTITESRKRFNDDGYDRHKIFLYKEDFNKFIKALGEAVDYVKTDLMPDFDFDAYNHEYTETEEGAEIVEMSAGSNDTEDAAPIVAIATPTSQVAAADEVVDKW from the coding sequence GTGGCGTACGAAAATAATGACAAGAAGCTTGAAAGCGTTTATAGTAAACGTATCCGTGCCGGCAAAAGAAGAACCTACTTCTTCGACGTTAGAGCAACTCGCGGTAACGATTACTACCTGACAATCACCGAAAGCAGGAAGCGTTTCAACGATGATGGGTATGACAGGCATAAGATTTTCCTGTATAAAGAGGACTTCAACAAGTTCATTAAAGCATTGGGTGAGGCGGTTGACTACGTGAAAACAGACCTCATGCCCGATTTCGACTTCGACGCCTACAATCACGAATACACAGAAACAGAAGAAGGTGCTGAAATCGTTGAAATGTCTGCCGGCAGCAACGATACCGAAGATGCAGCTCCCATAGTTGCTATTGCTACTCCCACCAGCCAGGTTGCTGCCGCTGATGAAGTAGTCGACAAATGGTAA
- the pgi gene encoding glucose-6-phosphate isomerase, with protein MLPKVNPTNTQAWLLLRRHHEDEMQRAHLRDLFAQDADRFQKFSIKFGDILFDYSKNIITPKTMHLLLQLAEECKLKEAIEQMFSGEKINETENRAVLHTALRNFSGQPVVTDGKDVMPEVQRVLAQMKDFCTQVHSGKWKGYTGKKIRYIVNIGIGGSDLGPVMVTEALKPYTVKDIQTFFVSNVDGTHIAETLKKVKPEETLFLVASKTFTTQETMTNAHTAREWFLAAARDEAHVAKHFAALSTNEKEVVKFGIDPKNMFEFWDWVGGRYSLWSAIGLSIALTIGYSNFELLLKGAYAVDEHFKTAAFDKNIPVIMAVIGLWYTSFRGAQTEAILPYDQYMHRFAAYFQQGNMESNGKSTDRNGNQVHYGTGPVIWGEPGTNGQHAFYQLIHQGTLLIPCDFIAPAISHNAIGDHHPKLLSNFFAQTEALMNGKTEKEAKAELAQSGKTDEEIKKLVPFKVFEGNRPTNSILVKQVTPETLGSLIALYEHKIFVQGILWNIFSFDQWGVELGKQLANKILPELTNADAVTSHDSSTNGLINAYKQMK; from the coding sequence ATGCTTCCAAAAGTAAATCCTACGAACACCCAGGCCTGGCTGCTGCTCAGAAGGCATCATGAAGATGAGATGCAGCGAGCTCACCTGCGCGACCTTTTTGCACAGGACGCGGATCGTTTCCAGAAGTTTTCCATCAAGTTCGGGGACATTTTATTCGATTATTCCAAAAACATCATCACGCCCAAGACGATGCATCTGCTCCTTCAGCTGGCAGAGGAATGCAAGTTAAAGGAGGCTATTGAGCAGATGTTTTCAGGCGAAAAGATCAACGAAACAGAAAACAGGGCGGTATTACATACGGCGCTGCGCAATTTTTCGGGGCAGCCTGTTGTTACCGATGGCAAAGATGTGATGCCTGAAGTACAGCGTGTGCTGGCACAGATGAAAGATTTTTGCACACAGGTTCATAGCGGCAAATGGAAGGGGTATACCGGCAAAAAGATCAGGTATATCGTAAATATTGGCATCGGCGGCAGTGATCTGGGACCAGTGATGGTAACGGAAGCATTAAAGCCTTATACCGTTAAAGACATACAAACTTTCTTCGTAAGTAACGTAGACGGCACCCATATTGCGGAAACGCTTAAAAAAGTAAAACCGGAGGAGACCTTGTTCCTGGTGGCGTCAAAAACGTTCACTACCCAGGAAACGATGACCAATGCACATACTGCCCGCGAATGGTTCCTGGCTGCTGCCAGGGATGAGGCGCATGTTGCCAAGCATTTTGCGGCTTTAAGTACGAATGAAAAAGAGGTGGTGAAGTTTGGTATCGATCCCAAGAACATGTTTGAATTCTGGGATTGGGTAGGTGGCCGTTATTCTTTGTGGAGCGCTATTGGTTTGTCTATTGCCCTTACCATTGGTTATTCCAACTTTGAGTTGTTGCTTAAAGGCGCCTATGCTGTTGATGAGCATTTTAAAACGGCGGCATTCGACAAGAATATACCGGTGATCATGGCTGTAATTGGCTTGTGGTACACCAGTTTCCGCGGCGCCCAAACGGAGGCTATCTTACCTTACGACCAGTATATGCACCGTTTTGCGGCTTATTTCCAGCAGGGAAATATGGAAAGCAACGGCAAAAGCACGGACAGGAACGGTAACCAGGTACATTATGGTACGGGGCCTGTGATCTGGGGCGAACCTGGTACTAACGGACAACATGCATTCTATCAGCTGATACACCAGGGGACCTTATTGATTCCTTGCGATTTCATTGCCCCTGCTATTAGTCATAATGCGATCGGGGATCATCATCCCAAGCTGCTGAGCAATTTCTTTGCGCAGACGGAAGCGCTTATGAATGGTAAAACAGAGAAAGAGGCAAAAGCTGAGCTAGCGCAATCGGGCAAAACCGATGAGGAGATCAAAAAACTGGTTCCATTCAAGGTTTTTGAAGGTAACAGGCCCACGAACTCTATCCTGGTGAAGCAGGTAACTCCGGAAACACTCGGAAGTCTTATTGCTTTATATGAGCATAAGATATTTGTGCAGGGTATATTATGGAATATCTTCAGCTTTGACCAGTGGGGTGTTGAGTTGGGCAAGCAGCTGGCGAATAAGATCCTGCCTGAGCTGACGAATGCGGATGCTGTGACCAGCCATGATTCGTCGACCAATGGTTTGATCAATGCTTATAAGCAAATGAAGTAA
- a CDS encoding sigma-70 family RNA polymerase sigma factor yields the protein MRQLKIATQITNRDSQAVEKYLQEISKIPMITPEEETTLAQRIKMGDQRALDKLVQANLRFVVSVAKQYQHQGLSLSDLINEGNLGLIKAAQRFDETKGFKFISYAVWWIRQSILQALAEQGRLVRLPQNKIGTYNKANKAYMAFEQEHEREPSTEELAEILEMSETEINNIFQSNTRHTSLDAPVHEAEDVAMGDLLEGSDDTDDDVMKDSLREEIRRVLKSLSPREAEIVNAYFGLDGENGVTIEQIGQKYDLTKERIRQIKERAIKRLQKARYSNALKAYLG from the coding sequence ATGAGGCAGCTTAAAATTGCCACCCAGATCACCAACCGTGACTCGCAAGCCGTAGAGAAGTATCTGCAGGAGATCTCAAAAATACCGATGATCACACCTGAAGAAGAAACAACTCTCGCCCAGCGTATCAAGATGGGCGATCAGCGGGCTTTAGACAAGTTGGTGCAGGCTAACCTAAGATTTGTGGTATCTGTAGCAAAACAGTATCAGCACCAGGGTCTTTCATTGAGTGACCTTATTAACGAGGGTAACCTCGGCTTAATTAAAGCGGCGCAACGCTTCGACGAAACCAAAGGTTTCAAATTCATTTCATACGCCGTATGGTGGATCCGCCAGTCCATTTTACAGGCGTTGGCAGAGCAGGGTAGATTAGTCCGCCTGCCTCAAAACAAAATTGGCACCTATAACAAAGCCAACAAGGCTTACATGGCTTTTGAACAGGAACACGAAAGAGAACCTTCAACAGAAGAACTCGCCGAAATCCTGGAAATGAGTGAAACAGAGATCAACAACATTTTCCAAAGCAACACACGTCACACCTCTCTCGATGCTCCGGTTCACGAAGCAGAAGACGTCGCCATGGGCGACCTCCTCGAAGGTAGCGACGATACCGATGACGACGTGATGAAAGACTCCCTCCGCGAAGAAATCCGCAGGGTTCTTAAATCGCTCAGCCCCCGTGAAGCGGAAATAGTCAATGCCTACTTCGGCCTCGATGGCGAAAACGGCGTTACGATCGAGCAAATTGGTCAGAAATACGATCTCACCAAAGAACGTATCCGCCAAATCAAGGAAAGGGCCATCAAACGTTTGCAAAAAGCACGTTATAGCAATGCTTTAAAGGCTTATCTCGGCTAA
- the trxB gene encoding thioredoxin-disulfide reductase codes for MEQGTVERVHCLIIGSGPAGYTAAIYAARANMKPVLYQGIQPGGQLTITTEVENYPGYPEGIQGPEMMVNFEKQAVRMGADIRYGLATKVDFSGPVHKVWIDDEKLIEADAVIIATGASAKWLGIESEQRLNGYGVSACAVCDGFFFKGKEVAIVGAGDTACEEAIYLSKLASNVHMIVRKGEDGMKASKVMQDRVKATANIKVYYHSETVEVVGEKKVEAVTIRNNQDNTTQTVPVSAFFVAIGHQPNSDIFKGWLTMDDAGYLITVPGTSKTNVPGVFASGDVQDKIYRQAVTASGSGCMAALDAERYLSEHGIV; via the coding sequence ATGGAACAAGGAACGGTAGAAAGAGTACACTGCTTAATCATTGGTTCAGGCCCCGCAGGTTATACTGCGGCTATCTACGCAGCCCGCGCCAACATGAAACCGGTTTTATATCAGGGCATCCAGCCCGGTGGTCAGTTAACCATCACCACCGAAGTCGAAAACTACCCCGGCTACCCCGAGGGCATCCAGGGCCCCGAAATGATGGTCAACTTCGAAAAACAAGCCGTACGCATGGGGGCCGATATCCGCTATGGCCTCGCTACCAAAGTTGATTTCTCAGGCCCCGTACATAAAGTATGGATCGACGACGAAAAACTCATCGAAGCAGATGCAGTGATCATTGCCACAGGAGCTTCAGCCAAATGGCTGGGCATCGAAAGCGAACAACGCCTCAACGGCTACGGCGTAAGCGCCTGTGCCGTATGCGACGGCTTCTTCTTTAAAGGTAAAGAAGTAGCGATCGTTGGCGCCGGCGACACCGCCTGCGAAGAAGCGATCTACCTCTCTAAATTAGCCAGCAACGTTCATATGATCGTTCGTAAAGGCGAAGACGGTATGAAAGCCTCCAAAGTAATGCAGGATCGCGTGAAAGCTACTGCCAACATCAAAGTTTACTACCACTCCGAAACAGTAGAAGTAGTAGGCGAAAAGAAAGTAGAAGCGGTTACTATCCGCAATAACCAGGATAATACAACCCAGACTGTCCCCGTCAGCGCCTTCTTCGTTGCCATAGGCCACCAGCCTAACAGCGATATCTTCAAAGGATGGCTTACCATGGACGATGCAGGTTACCTGATCACTGTACCCGGTACCTCTAAAACAAACGTGCCAGGTGTATTCGCCTCCGGCGATGTACAGGACAAGATCTACCGCCAGGCCGTAACCGCCTCCGGCAGCGGCTGTATGGCAGCGCTCGACGCAGAACGTTACCTCAGCGAACACGGAATAGTATAA
- the folB gene encoding dihydroneopterin aldolase — protein MLTIHLNKLRFFAYHGLYEEETVAGEEFELDVHLQYIPATLPIHHVKETVDYTGVYKLIKERMARPELFLETLAYHIAEDIFTNFPAVLSVDITVTKLRPPVVNFTGNISVQYVVNRSAV, from the coding sequence ATGCTTACAATACACCTCAACAAACTTCGCTTCTTCGCCTACCACGGCCTCTATGAAGAGGAAACGGTGGCAGGAGAGGAGTTTGAGCTGGATGTACACCTTCAGTATATCCCGGCAACACTGCCCATACATCATGTAAAGGAAACAGTAGATTACACCGGCGTCTACAAACTCATTAAAGAAAGAATGGCCAGGCCCGAATTGTTCCTCGAAACCCTGGCCTACCATATCGCAGAAGATATCTTCACCAACTTCCCCGCAGTGCTTTCTGTCGACATCACCGTCACTAAACTCAGACCTCCCGTTGTTAATTTTACCGGAAATATCTCCGTTCAATACGTAGTGAATCGCTCTGCTGTTTAA